A portion of the Daphnia magna isolate NIES linkage group LG4, ASM2063170v1.1, whole genome shotgun sequence genome contains these proteins:
- the LOC116921709 gene encoding F-box only protein 6 isoform X1, producing MSEIEGCRISSEYNGLYFCNTFIARELVALILTQVDYQSLIASCRLVCKQWNSIITDPLFWKHKTVSENRKWPSLPRECNIPWSFYASVYIYDPVDRNLIRNPNGKYRLQHWIVLSKAGDGFAFEQPPVGSDIVPLEAENDCKLVENACFATSYHSCSKEQIIDLSALGFFPDVLKQCKPNIYFKDWYAGRFDCGCVYECTFSLLDEAKNVIDDFQFRTSINQWEGREWHKVEHCFKEYPESVRYVKFYHGGTDRQFWAGHYGAKMTGASVVVSFT from the exons ATGAGTGAGATTGAGGGATGTCGCATTAGTAGCGAGTATAATGGATTATATTTTTGTAACACATTTATTGCGAGAGAACTAGTAGCACTTATTCTTACGCAAGTGGATTATCAATCACTTATTGCCAGCTGCCGACTTGTTTGTAAACAGTGGAACTCCATAATTACAGACCCGTTGTTTTGGAAGCACAAAACTGTATCAGAGAATAGGAAATGGCCTAGTCTCCCCCGTGAATGCAATATTCCCTGGAGCTTCTATGCTAGTGTTTATATTTATGATCCTGTTGATAGAAATTTAATTCGTAATCCTAATGGCAAAT ATAGGTTACAACATTGGATAGTCCTAAGCAAAGCAGGTGATGGATTTGCATTCGAGCAGCCTCCTGTTGGCTCTGACATTGTACCTTTAGAAGCTGAAAATGATTGCAAGCTAGTTGAAAATGCTTGTTTTGCAACATCGTACCACTCTTGCTCTAAAGAACAAATAATTGATTTATCAGCTCTGGGGTTTTTTCCAGATGTTCTTAAGCAATGCAAACCAAATATTTACTTTAAAGACTG GTATGCTGGTCGCTTTGACTGTGGATGTGTTTATGAGTGCACATTCTCACTGCTAGATGAAGCCAAAAATGTGATTGATGATTTCCAATTTCGTACCAGTATCAACCAGTGGGAAGGCAGAGAATGGCACAAG GTGGAACATTGCTTTAAAGAATATCCAGAAAGCGTACGCTATGTAAAATTTTATCACGGAGGAACAGATCGTCAATTCTGGGCCGGTCACTATGGTGCGAAAATGACCGGGGCCTCCGTCGTCGTCAGTTTCACTTGA